Part of the Blastocatellia bacterium genome is shown below.
ATAACTAGTAAAACAGCAGAAATAAAAGGTATCGAGACAGATTTGTTTTCTCTTGATAAATATTTAGGGAGATTAACGCTAGGATAGAAAATAGCAAGTAAGCTGTTTCTGATGCTACTCGGCAGCTATGACCAACTAAAGCAATAGAAGTAGCAGAAATTATTATTGAATAAGTAATTACTTTTAAGTTATAACCTTCTTTTATAGCTAATTTAGTAAAAACATATAAACCTGCTGCTCCAAAAATGATTAGTATTATCTTAAAAATAATTAGCTTAGTATCTAATGCTAAATTAAACCAACTAGGCAGAGCTAAAAAAACTGATAACATAGGAGGGAAAAGCTTATGTATTTGTGGAGTAGGTAAATTAACATCTACATAACCTTGACCATCTGCTAAAGCTTGGGCAAGCATTATATAATAAGCATCATCAAACCAATTAAACCGGTTATTAAGTACCAACAAACCAGCAATTACATAAAAGCTAATAGCAATAAATAGAAAAATTTGTTGGTATTTAGCAGTATTTAACAAATGCTGTTGTCCTTGAAAGCCTTGCCTTGAAAGGCATGGCTACTTTCAAAAGCCACTTTGTGGCTAATTATTTCTTTAGCCCTGTAGGGCTACTGATAATAGCCCGGCCCTGTAGGGCTGGGCTTTAGGGCAAGGCGTTAATTTAATACAACGTAAACAAAGTTTTTTGACATTTTTATTTCTTAAAGCCCCAACGGGGCGAAAGATAGGTAGCCTAGGGTTTCAACCCTAGGTATAATAATCAGGCATTCCCAAAAGCCCCTTCAGGGCTTGAAGAGACTTCGTTATTATTTCCTAGGGCGTATACCCTAGGAAATAATAGTTAAGTCGCCCCGTTGGGGCTTAAGATTAAAATATCAGTAAATTTAGTTTACAGAGTATTTAATTAATTTTATTTTGCAAGTCTTTCTTGTTTTATTTCTAACGCAAATTTTATTGGAATACCTAGATTTGAACCTTGTACTGGCACGCCACGATCAGTTGTTAAGATAGATGAGTTGATACCGATTACATCACCTTCACTATTAAAAATAGGACTCCCTGAGCCACCTTCTGTTGTTGCGGCATCATGGATTATTCTGCCAGCATTTAAGCCATTAATATGGCCTTGGCTAATTAACGGATGAATTAAACCTCGCTCAGAAACTTCATTAATTCTTTCTTCTGGGGAAAATGCTTTACGATTAATTTCATTTTTTACTTTATCATCTAGCCGTTCAATCAAACCGTCTACCCCTGTTGGATAGCCAACCAGAACAATAGCTTGACCAATAGTTGCTGCTTCACTTGCTGGGTTAATAGGAAGTTTAGTAATTGCTGCATCTCCTTGGTTAAAAATGCAAAGTGCTACGTCGTTTTCCTTAGAAAACGTTTTTACTTTTAATTCAAACTTAGGTTTAATTCCAGGAAAATAAGCATATAACTCAACTATTTCAGGTTTACCACCTTGGGCAATTATTAAGCGGTCTGTGTCGTCTTGCCACCAAGGATGAACTACATGGCGGTTAGTAAAAACTTCTCCTTCATCAATTAAAAAACCTGTTCCAGAGAATGCTTCATAGAAAACTGCTCCTGTACCATCAAAACTAACATTTGATTGACCTGTTTCGTCTATCAAAGGTCGGTTGTTAAAAGCACTATCCAAGTAACGTAACTGTTTGCCAGTTTGAGGATTAATATAAGTATAAACACCTTGAATCAAACATACTCCACCTTGATATGTTTCATTAATGGTTTGTGCTAGGTTAAAGCGTTTACGGTCTTTATTCCATGCTTCTAGTAGTTGTTCATTTTTTGTTTTTAGCTCTGAAATTGTACGAAGGTTTTTTTCTTGCTCCTGGTTTAACGTAGTAATTACTTGAGATTGATTTTTAAGTGATTGAAATATATAAACTAAAGGAAACATAAGTCCTATCACACTTAGTAATGATAGAACAACACAAAAAATCTTAAATGCTTGAGGTATTTCGCTCCAAAGGCCAGAAACTAATCCTTTAAGAAATCTAGTTGCTGTTTGTGGGTGAATATGCCCCACCACGTCAACTTCTGGAAAAAGATGTGCTTTGTTGTTATTTGTGGTAGGTTGTTTAGGTTGAGGTAAAATAGATTTATCTTCAATTATGTGCATAGAATAGCGTGATTCTTTATCCCTAAGCTGAAACCCTAGTAAATCACCATCTTGTAATTCTACTGTATTATCAATAAGTATTTTATCAATAGGGTTATCGTTAATAAAAATAGTACATTTTTCTTTGTTATGGTGTATTAAGTGGAATCCTGTAGGCTTAAAGATGATTTCTGATGCAACAAAATTATATTCTTCTGTAGTTTCTTCTATAGGAAGAAGTAAATCACAACTTCTATCTGTACCTATTAGTATAATTTCTTTATCAAATATATATGTTTTACCTCTCTCTTTACCTGAGAGGGAGACGAGCATCAAACTTGGCATGAGTTAATTGTTTTACTTAACACAATAGTTATTTTGATGTGTTAGTTTACCTTATCATAAAAACTTATTAGTAATACTTTTTTAAATAATTCTTATTAGTAAACTATTATTGCTAAATAATTATTTATAT
Proteins encoded:
- a CDS encoding trypsin-like peptidase domain-containing protein, whose amino-acid sequence is MPSLMLVSLSGKERGKTYIFDKEIILIGTDRSCDLLLPIEETTEEYNFVASEIIFKPTGFHLIHHNKEKCTIFINDNPIDKILIDNTVELQDGDLLGFQLRDKESRYSMHIIEDKSILPQPKQPTTNNNKAHLFPEVDVVGHIHPQTATRFLKGLVSGLWSEIPQAFKIFCVVLSLLSVIGLMFPLVYIFQSLKNQSQVITTLNQEQEKNLRTISELKTKNEQLLEAWNKDRKRFNLAQTINETYQGGVCLIQGVYTYINPQTGKQLRYLDSAFNNRPLIDETGQSNVSFDGTGAVFYEAFSGTGFLIDEGEVFTNRHVVHPWWQDDTDRLIIAQGGKPEIVELYAYFPGIKPKFELKVKTFSKENDVALCIFNQGDAAITKLPINPASEAATIGQAIVLVGYPTGVDGLIERLDDKVKNEINRKAFSPEERINEVSERGLIHPLISQGHINGLNAGRIIHDAATTEGGSGSPIFNSEGDVIGINSSILTTDRGVPVQGSNLGIPIKFALEIKQERLAK